A window from Symbiopectobacterium purcellii encodes these proteins:
- the nifH gene encoding nitrogenase iron protein has translation MTRKLAIYGKGGIGKSTTTQNTAAALAYFHGKKVFIHGCDPKADSTRLILGGKPQETLMDMLRDQGAEKITNEMVVKTGVFDIRCVESGGPEPGVGCAGRGVITAIDLMEDNKAYTDDLDFIFFDVLGDVVCGGFAMPIRDGKAQEVYIVASGEMMAIYAANNICKGLVKYAKQSGVRLGGIICNSRNVDGEKEFIEEFTAAIGTKMIHFVPRDNIVQKAEFNKKTVTEFDSAANQAQEYRELGRKIIENDDFVIPTPLSMDQLEKMVVKYGMMD, from the coding sequence ATGACGCGTAAATTGGCTATTTATGGTAAAGGGGGGATCGGTAAATCGACCACCACACAAAATACGGCAGCTGCTTTGGCCTATTTCCATGGCAAAAAAGTCTTTATTCACGGCTGCGATCCTAAAGCGGATTCAACGCGGCTTATTTTAGGGGGGAAACCGCAAGAAACATTAATGGATATGTTACGCGATCAGGGTGCTGAAAAAATTACCAATGAGATGGTGGTAAAAACCGGCGTGTTTGATATTCGCTGCGTGGAATCAGGTGGTCCAGAGCCTGGCGTTGGCTGTGCCGGACGCGGCGTTATTACCGCTATCGATCTGATGGAAGATAATAAGGCCTATACAGACGATCTGGACTTTATCTTCTTTGATGTCCTGGGGGATGTGGTGTGCGGCGGGTTTGCCATGCCTATCCGCGATGGGAAGGCACAGGAAGTGTATATCGTCGCTTCCGGTGAAATGATGGCCATTTATGCTGCCAATAATATTTGTAAAGGGTTGGTGAAGTACGCCAAACAGAGTGGCGTTCGGCTGGGAGGTATTATTTGTAATAGCAGGAATGTGGACGGTGAAAAAGAGTTCATCGAGGAATTTACCGCCGCCATTGGTACCAAAATGATCCATTTTGTTCCGCGTGACAATATTGTTCAGAAGGCTGAGTTTAATAAGAAAACGGTCACGGAATTTGATTCAGCGGCGAATCAGGCACAGGAATACCGAGAGTTGGGACGCAAGATTATTGAGAATGATGATTTTGTCATACCGACACCGTTGTCCATGGATCAATTGGAAAAAATGGTTGTGAAATACGGAATGATGGATTAA
- a CDS encoding Fe-only nitrogenase accessory AnfO family protein → MAFDKGRFPPLYIAAYLDPQGMITALGQPGVATLFVPLRSGWQCCREVPCPSTASMSLAALRQQTVTMLEALPECRHIVAREIQGVLLAWLDGRGITMWRGSGKPAPLLDGIAERIHASSPVTPLHPETYFQPGKQSGDFHFNLIEALANSHEGHTSRRLLQPFLQQKQFRRLDVICDHLPKWFATLDAREFSIVSEPRADGTFCVVVMPRHV, encoded by the coding sequence ATGGCTTTTGATAAGGGCCGGTTCCCCCCGCTTTATATCGCCGCGTATCTCGACCCTCAGGGAATGATAACGGCGCTCGGGCAGCCCGGCGTGGCGACACTGTTTGTCCCGTTACGTTCTGGCTGGCAATGCTGCCGTGAAGTCCCTTGCCCATCAACCGCATCAATGTCATTGGCGGCTTTGCGTCAGCAAACCGTGACGATGCTGGAGGCGTTACCCGAGTGTCGTCACATTGTCGCGCGGGAGATTCAGGGCGTGTTGCTGGCCTGGCTTGATGGCAGAGGGATTACCATGTGGCGAGGCAGCGGCAAACCGGCTCCGCTTCTCGATGGTATCGCGGAGCGTATCCACGCCTCCTCGCCCGTGACGCCACTCCACCCTGAGACCTATTTTCAGCCGGGCAAACAGAGCGGGGATTTTCACTTCAATCTGATAGAGGCACTGGCAAACAGCCATGAGGGGCACACCTCACGGCGGTTATTACAACCCTTCCTGCAACAAAAGCAATTTCGACGTCTGGATGTGATTTGCGATCATTTACCGAAGTGGTTTGCCACGCTTGATGCGCGTGAATTCAGCATTGTGAGTGAGCCGCGTGCAGATGGAACATTTTGTGTCGTGGTGATGCCACGGCATGTCTGA
- a CDS encoding pyridoxamine 5'-phosphate oxidase family protein, protein MNTPVNPALADFPHHDMRRDEREITDPTVLDAILREERVMYIALANNDVPFLVPVFYVWDGTALYFHSARSGSKIEWLKRNNTLCFAISHYGGVVEDALACNFEARHRTVIGLGKAQFINDNQEKIPILQRLMAGFTDRHYAFPDANLQATLVIRINIDAMRGKQHGF, encoded by the coding sequence ATGAATACGCCTGTTAACCCGGCGCTGGCCGATTTCCCCCATCACGACATGCGGCGAGATGAACGTGAGATCACCGATCCCACCGTACTGGATGCCATTTTGCGCGAAGAGCGCGTGATGTACATTGCGCTGGCTAATAATGATGTGCCCTTTCTGGTGCCGGTTTTCTATGTCTGGGATGGCACCGCTCTCTACTTTCACTCCGCGCGCAGTGGCAGCAAGATTGAATGGCTTAAACGTAACAATACCCTGTGTTTTGCCATTTCTCATTATGGTGGCGTGGTAGAGGATGCGCTGGCCTGTAACTTTGAGGCGCGGCATCGAACGGTGATTGGGTTGGGGAAAGCACAGTTCATCAACGATAATCAGGAGAAAATCCCCATTTTGCAGCGATTGATGGCGGGGTTTACCGATCGCCACTACGCGTTCCCTGACGCCAATCTGCAAGCCACGCTGGTGATACGCATCAACATCGACGCCATGAGGGGGAAACAGCATGGCTTTTGA
- the anfG gene encoding Fe-only nitrogenase subunit delta produces MTQEQQVEALVDYIMKHCLWQFHSRNWDREKQNAGVLGKTRQLLCGEAVDLSTPADRCYWADAVVLADTWRKRFKWLAEMPTDAIATLMHALHQRLDYLTITGSLNAELTDQRY; encoded by the coding sequence ATGACCCAGGAACAACAGGTTGAAGCGCTGGTGGATTACATCATGAAGCACTGTCTGTGGCAGTTTCATTCCCGCAATTGGGATCGGGAAAAGCAGAACGCTGGTGTGTTAGGTAAAACCCGACAATTGCTGTGTGGTGAAGCGGTAGATCTGTCAACGCCTGCCGATCGCTGCTACTGGGCGGATGCGGTGGTGCTGGCCGATACCTGGCGTAAGCGTTTCAAGTGGCTGGCGGAGATGCCCACTGACGCTATTGCCACGCTCATGCACGCTTTACATCAGCGTCTTGATTATTTAACCATTACCGGTTCGTTGAATGCCGAACTGACCGACCAGCGCTATTAA
- a CDS encoding glutamine amidotransferase, translating to MKTVVVFRHVPFEDLGTLGDTLHECGYQYHYIDTPITALATFDPLHADVLIVLGGPISANDETGYPFLSQELAIIRQRLAQQRPVLGICLGAQLMARALGARVAPMGVKEIGYGPIQLSSAPQAAVLAPLSDIPVLHWHGDRFEIPDSAIRLAGSQVCDNQAFSLGKHALGLQFHPEVSQTGLEGWLVGHACELELAGLSLGELRQQAAHASASLALAAQQVMTRWLDQLHT from the coding sequence ATGAAAACTGTGGTTGTTTTTCGACATGTGCCTTTTGAAGACCTGGGCACACTGGGCGATACGCTTCATGAATGTGGTTATCAGTATCACTATATCGATACGCCCATCACCGCTTTGGCGACGTTCGATCCTCTGCACGCCGATGTGTTGATTGTGCTGGGGGGGCCGATCAGCGCCAATGATGAAACGGGTTACCCCTTTTTGAGCCAGGAACTGGCGATTATTCGGCAACGGCTGGCGCAGCAGCGCCCGGTGCTGGGTATTTGCCTGGGGGCTCAATTGATGGCACGAGCGCTTGGCGCCCGCGTGGCACCGATGGGGGTGAAAGAGATTGGTTATGGCCCCATCCAATTGTCGTCAGCGCCGCAAGCCGCTGTGTTGGCTCCGCTATCGGATATTCCTGTGTTGCACTGGCACGGCGATCGCTTTGAGATTCCGGATTCAGCGATACGGCTGGCGGGCAGCCAGGTATGTGATAATCAAGCCTTTAGTTTGGGTAAACATGCACTTGGCCTTCAGTTCCATCCTGAGGTGAGCCAAACCGGACTGGAAGGGTGGTTGGTTGGGCACGCCTGTGAGCTGGAATTAGCCGGACTTTCATTGGGCGAGCTGCGCCAGCAGGCGGCGCACGCTTCCGCGTCGTTGGCGCTGGCGGCACAACAGGTGATGACGCGCTGGCTGGATCAGCTGCACACCTAA
- the anfD gene encoding nitrogenase iron-iron protein, alpha chain codes for MPYHEFECSKCIPERKQHAVLKGEGEDITSALPQGYLNTIPGTISERGCAYCGAKHVIGTPMKDVIHISHGPVGCTYDTWQTKRYISDNDNFQLKYTFATDMKEKHIVFGAEKVLKKNIIEAFDAHPAIKRMTIYQTCASALIGDDIAAIAQEVMDERPDVDIFVCNSPGFAGPSQSGGHHKINIAWINQKVGTVEPTITSDYVINYVGEYNIQGDQEVMADYFKRMGIQVLSTFTGNGSYDDLRAMHKAHLNVLECARSAEYICNELRVRYGIPRLDIDGFGFGPLSDSLRKIGLFFGIEDRAQAIIDEEVARWKPELEWYKARLHGKKVCLWPGGSKLWHWAHVIHEEMGVEVVSVYTKFGHQGDMEKGIARCEAGALAIDDPNELESLEAMYTLKPDVIFTGKRPGEVAKKIRVPYLNAHAYHNGPYKGFEGWVRFARDIYNAIYSPIHQLSMLDISEHAIPADRGFATARMISDTALSEDIRQDPNLREYTGGFDSVTKLRQREYPDFSQDKPQRQEAV; via the coding sequence ATGCCGTACCATGAGTTTGAATGCAGTAAATGCATTCCTGAACGTAAACAGCATGCCGTGTTGAAAGGTGAGGGTGAAGATATCACCTCTGCGTTGCCGCAGGGATATCTCAACACCATCCCGGGCACCATTTCAGAACGAGGTTGCGCATACTGTGGGGCCAAGCATGTGATTGGCACACCGATGAAGGATGTTATTCACATCAGTCACGGCCCTGTCGGGTGCACCTATGATACCTGGCAGACCAAGCGCTATATCAGTGATAACGACAACTTCCAGCTGAAATATACCTTCGCGACCGACATGAAAGAAAAACACATCGTGTTTGGCGCGGAGAAGGTGCTGAAAAAGAACATCATTGAAGCCTTTGATGCGCATCCTGCGATCAAACGCATGACGATCTATCAAACCTGCGCTTCGGCGCTGATCGGTGATGATATTGCTGCGATCGCGCAGGAAGTGATGGATGAGCGCCCCGATGTCGATATTTTTGTCTGCAACTCACCCGGGTTTGCCGGGCCAAGTCAGTCTGGTGGTCATCACAAGATTAATATCGCCTGGATCAATCAAAAAGTGGGCACGGTTGAACCGACCATTACCAGCGATTACGTCATCAACTATGTGGGTGAATATAACATTCAAGGCGATCAAGAGGTGATGGCGGATTATTTCAAACGCATGGGGATTCAGGTGCTCTCTACCTTTACCGGTAATGGTTCCTATGATGACCTGCGGGCGATGCACAAAGCGCACCTGAATGTGCTGGAGTGCGCCCGTTCAGCGGAATACATCTGTAATGAGTTACGGGTGCGTTACGGCATACCGCGTTTGGATATTGATGGTTTTGGTTTTGGCCCACTCTCTGATTCGCTGCGCAAGATTGGTTTGTTTTTTGGCATTGAAGACCGGGCACAAGCCATTATCGACGAAGAGGTGGCCCGCTGGAAACCCGAACTGGAGTGGTATAAGGCGCGTTTGCACGGGAAGAAAGTCTGTCTGTGGCCTGGAGGTTCCAAGCTGTGGCACTGGGCGCACGTTATCCATGAAGAGATGGGCGTGGAAGTGGTCTCGGTATACACCAAATTTGGTCATCAGGGCGATATGGAAAAAGGGATTGCACGCTGTGAAGCCGGGGCGTTGGCGATTGATGATCCCAATGAACTGGAGTCACTGGAGGCCATGTATACCCTGAAGCCGGATGTGATCTTTACCGGAAAACGGCCCGGTGAAGTGGCGAAGAAAATTCGGGTGCCCTACCTCAATGCCCACGCTTATCACAACGGCCCTTACAAAGGGTTTGAAGGCTGGGTGCGTTTTGCGCGGGATATTTACAACGCCATTTATTCGCCGATTCATCAGCTCTCGATGCTGGATATCAGTGAACATGCGATCCCAGCCGATCGCGGTTTTGCTACGGCACGGATGATTTCGGATACCGCGTTGAGTGAAGACATCCGTCAGGATCCCAACTTACGGGAGTATACCGGCGGCTTTGACAGCGTGACCAAATTACGTCAGCGCGAATACCCCGATTTTTCCCAAGACAAGCCGCAGCGACAGGAGGCGGTATGA
- the anfK gene encoding Fe-only nitrogenase subunit beta, with protein sequence MSCELKAKDRTGVINPIFTCQPAGAQYVSIGIKDCIGIVHGGQGCVMFVRLLISQHLKESFEIASSSVHEDGAVFGALDRVEQAVDVLLMRYPHVKVIPIITTCSTEVIGDDVDGVVRKLNDGLLKEKYAGREVHLIPIHTPSFVGSMISGYDLAVRDIVKYFARKGEPNGKLNLITGWANPGDVTALKHLLSEMAIDATVLFEIEDFDSPLMPSGNTVSHGNTTIADLTDTANASATLALNRYEGGKAANYLADKFQIPTLIGPTPIGIRNTDTLLHNLKTLTGKPIPPSLVRERGIALDALTDLVHMFLADKRVAIYGNPDLVIGLAEFCLDLEMKPVLLLLGDDNAGYVNDPRIHALRDGVSHDMEIITNADLWEMEQRITQNDLQLDLILGHSKGRFTAIDNQIPMVRVGFPTYDRAGHYRHPVVGYAGAIWLAEQMANSLFTDMEYKKNKEWLLNVW encoded by the coding sequence ATGTCCTGTGAACTGAAAGCGAAAGATCGCACGGGGGTCATCAACCCCATTTTTACCTGCCAACCGGCAGGGGCACAGTATGTGAGTATCGGCATCAAGGATTGTATCGGTATTGTGCATGGCGGTCAGGGATGCGTGATGTTTGTCCGTTTGCTGATTTCTCAGCATCTGAAAGAGAGCTTTGAAATCGCTTCATCCTCGGTACATGAAGACGGAGCGGTGTTTGGTGCGCTGGATCGCGTAGAACAAGCGGTCGACGTTTTACTGATGCGTTACCCTCACGTCAAGGTTATCCCAATTATTACCACCTGTTCCACAGAGGTGATTGGCGATGATGTGGACGGCGTGGTGCGCAAGCTCAACGATGGGTTGCTTAAAGAGAAATACGCCGGTCGCGAAGTGCATCTGATTCCTATCCACACGCCAAGTTTTGTGGGCAGCATGATCAGCGGGTACGATCTGGCGGTACGCGATATCGTTAAGTATTTTGCCCGAAAAGGGGAGCCTAACGGCAAACTCAATCTGATTACCGGTTGGGCGAACCCCGGTGATGTGACGGCGTTGAAACATCTGCTCTCGGAGATGGCGATTGATGCCACTGTACTGTTCGAGATTGAAGATTTCGACTCACCGTTGATGCCATCCGGTAATACCGTGTCACACGGCAATACGACCATCGCTGATTTGACCGACACGGCCAATGCCAGCGCGACGCTGGCACTCAATCGCTATGAAGGGGGCAAGGCGGCGAATTATCTGGCAGATAAGTTCCAGATCCCGACCCTTATTGGCCCGACGCCGATAGGTATTCGTAACACGGACACGTTGTTGCATAACCTGAAAACCCTGACGGGAAAACCCATTCCGCCTTCACTGGTGCGGGAGCGTGGGATCGCCCTGGATGCCCTGACAGACCTGGTGCATATGTTTCTTGCCGACAAACGGGTAGCGATTTACGGCAACCCCGATTTGGTGATCGGGCTGGCGGAATTTTGTCTCGATCTGGAAATGAAGCCTGTGCTGTTGCTGCTGGGCGATGACAATGCCGGGTATGTCAACGATCCCCGCATTCACGCGCTGCGCGATGGGGTGTCCCATGATATGGAGATCATTACCAATGCGGATCTGTGGGAGATGGAGCAGCGTATTACCCAAAACGATCTGCAATTGGATCTGATCCTCGGGCACTCTAAAGGCCGTTTCACCGCGATTGATAACCAGATACCCATGGTCAGAGTCGGTTTCCCTACCTATGACCGGGCGGGACATTACCGCCATCCGGTTGTCGGGTACGCCGGGGCTATCTGGTTGGCGGAGCAAATGGCAAACAGCCTGTTTACCGACATGGAATACAAAAAGAACAAGGAGTGGTTGCTTAACGTCTGGTAA